The sequence GGCCGACCTCGCCCGCCTCGCCAGACCGCCGGAGACGGGCTCTCAGCGTTCGGTGGCCCCTGAGTAACGCGCGTCGCCGCCGGACCCGGCGCGGGCCGCTGCCAGGACGGCGCAAGGCCTGGCAGGCGCGCCGCTGGGCCGCCTTGGGTCAGCCAGTGAGGCCGGCGGCTCGTCGCCGGCCCGCGCGGGTGCGCTGGGGGTCGGGGCTCACGGCGTCCGGGAACCGACGCAGGTATTCGCGTTCCAGCTCCAGCATTCGGCGGGTGTGCGTCTCGAAGGCGTCTTCGCTGCCCTCAAGGAAGGTCGCGTGCCGGGTCCGGTGCAGTTGACGCACCTCTCGAACGAGAGCGGCGTCGGACAGGTCACGGCCGGGGATGCCGTCGGGACGGTGGCTCATGACGACGCTCTACCCAGCCCCCTCAGCCACGAACCGGACCTGGTGCTCACGCACAGGACAATTTTCTACACTCTAAGTGACGAGGCACGGGCGGTCGTCAGAGCGGC is a genomic window of Pseudofrankia inefficax containing:
- a CDS encoding DUF6158 family protein, translated to MSHRPDGIPGRDLSDAALVREVRQLHRTRHATFLEGSEDAFETHTRRMLELEREYLRRFPDAVSPDPQRTRAGRRRAAGLTG